The window TTTGAAATCATGcatttttctaatgtttcttaTACTTGTGCAGAGTATTGCTGCTGGTTgctttttcttaaggaaaaaatagcctgaaaaatatttcttaaacactTACGAATAATAAATGTACAAAATGTCAACATTAAAAAACCCTGATTCTTGTGATGCAGTCAGAAAGATTTTAAGATTGCTCAGAGTAACAAGAATATGTTTattgaaagaaaagggaaaggggacactctcaagggaggaaagtgggtcttctcagagaagagagagacaatGTGCCTCTCTGGCACTCCAGTTTTTTTGGGGAttccagggaagtttccagagagtcctgcccaggtccacctcttgactgttgactgacagcagggtgacatcagattTTCCAACCCCACTGCCATGGCCACTCTATGTCACTTGGCCCAGGCAGATCAggtctaattggattcttaagcACTTTTACAGGTTTTATGGTAGGAGGAATTTTCCTTATCTTCCAGAATCTGATGAAAGGAGTCACAAAATCTCTCACCTCaaagtaacttgggttcctcttgcCAACGTTATTTCTTGCCTGCATTTCCTTGCAGACAACAGGTAGTTtcctgaggaatgtgacatatgcTGTCCATTTAGGCCAGGCAGGACTGCAGGTAAACTGcttttttttggcaaaaaaagcatgtgggggtcagcacattTTATAGAATTAGTCTCTTGACCTCATATTCCCACCATCTttatctgtctgtcccctaataTTTCAACAGGTCTCAATCATACTTTGAGCCCCTCCttactttctttgttttccaattACTTTGTATTTCCTAGCCCAAGCCACAGAAGCTGTTCTTTTTCCAAGGAGTCCTCACCTCTTTTAGCAAACAAACTTACTGACAACCCAAGATGTGAAAGTAATGCTGCTCATGCCACTGTTTGGTCACTACTTTTGGTTTCTATCATTGGACAGAgttaaaaaaacacacagagaaataaacacatatatgCAACTATAGAACTAGACTTATGTTTACACATCCATTAAAATCATGAGTCCATACAACTTCAATGAAAAATCCAAATCCCTAAAGCTCATTTTGGTCCCAAAGGTTTTTATAAAAGCAATTCTCTAATagtatggaaattatttttaattatcttcagtatttctcattttttcaagcCTATAGTAACCGCCAAGTAACTTGCATATTTCTAGTCAATTTCACTGTGAAAAGCAAACATAAGAAAtgtttagcatttgtttttttagagttatatatttttttatttttttattagtttcttttagCTATCCTACCTTTTGTAGTGTAAAATGTCAGCAAAATATGTGTCTCTTAAACTTatattctgagattttttttcaccattccttcaggagagagagagcttttCCTTAAGCAGAATTCCCTCAAAATGTCTCTTTCCCACTCTGCAGAAGAAGGactaatttttgaaatttctacTTTGGGTTAGATTTGTATGTTTTagaatattacaaaaataaaagaagggtgGATATGTACCAAAGTTGCAAGGTATTCTTTCAAAATTGAACAATTTACGTGAAAGGCAGCAGACACATAGGAAGGTCAATGCATTATTGCTCTCTCATCTGGAAACCAATAATTAAAGTTAAAAGAATCAACTTTTGTCCCTATTAGTCAAAAAACCACCAGTGTTAACCCATCTTCCTTTCTTGAAATCACTCTTACTAGGAAAGATCAGAAGCCTGATGGAAAACTTATTGTGCAATTTGAGGAATGGCCCTTGAAAACAATAAGTAGATTTTTATGCAACAGattcagaaatgaagaagaaaaaagggacacaaatttttaaatgagtaaaggaaacaagaaagtaCTACATTAAAAgggcataaaaattaaaaaaaatcccacaatatGAATAGCTTATTCTTTGTTAAATGCCAATTATAGGAGAATCATATTTAAGCTATTACATTGTTGAAGGTTAAAAATGTTGATATGATCAGTattattgaaaattaataaaagcaagttgttttagtcagttttgaaACTGAtcaaatatttttggatattaaTTTTGGGATTTCTCTCGACaattattgtttataaaatacaattatttcatcTCAATTTATgtccagttatttattttataattgtcttGATCTATTTCATGAGTTGGTAGAAAGTCCTGTTTATCCTCTTATCCTTGcaataacctatttttttttcttttttatttgaaagtcTCAGTTTGATACTATTCCTGGTAATTTTAAGACAATTTGGACTATTTCAGCAATTGGAATCTAGACTACATATATTGTGAGAGATCAAATATATTATAGTTtcacattgtatttttatatcaGTCTTCTATTTCCACAGTTTTCAGGATGATTGTTAGAGCTAGTTCTATTTCAAAACTTCCCCAAAAATGCTTGGAAGTATTGTGGACCATCTATATCCActctatttcctatttttatatattgcccACTGAAAATGACTTTTccagatgaaaatttaaaattatattacatattatatatatattacacaaaccatatgtatatatatgcatgtattatgcatatgtatgtatgtgtgtgtgtgtgtgtgtgtgtgtgtgtgtggaaaggaGAAGGTAAAATGCAACACATAGTACTAGTGGTCTTTGTGCCTGTAATGTCCAAATAACCCCagggaaatatttaaattttatactttattgcATGAGATCTATAAAAGTTCAGTTTTTGAAAAAGGATACATTTAAGATATACTTCctttgtatttataaattatttagacattaaataaaaagtgaGTGAATAACTTGCTTTTAATTTGTGCCAGTACAGAGAAATGAGCTTTGGGTGCATTTAAGTTTGGCAACATACATAATTCATAAATCATTCCAGAGAATAATTCTTATAATTACTCAATGaggaactaaattttaaaaaatatttaaaatatttctatttggttctatttacttattttactcTCTTTCCTTAAGTAGAATCCACGACCCCATTGACTTGTATTACAGCAATCTGTTTATAAACCAATTAACTTGGAAACTCAGATATCTCAAATAATatagtgttttgttgttttgttttgagagattATTACTAGTGAACAAAAAGGAAAGGATGCAGGTGTCAATCAAGGTAGATTTTATGGACAGCACATTTTTACCACACTAACACGGATCTGCTTGGTCTTTACACCATAGACCAGTGGGTTTAGAAATGGAGGGACCAGCAGGTACATGCTAGAAAAGAGAATATGGATATAAGGGGGGATGTGAGAACCAAACCTATgtgtgaagaaagagaaaaaggccaGGAAGTACAGCTGGAGAAAGACACAGATGTGAGCTATGCAGGTATTGAAGGCCTTCAACCTAGCCTCCTTCTGGGGCAAATGAAAAACTGTGACAAATATCTGGCTGTAGGAAAAAGTGATGAATGTGAGGTCAAACCCTGAAACAGTAAAGGCCACAAATAAACCATAGATTTTGTTGATCCTGATATTTTCTACAGCTAGTTTCACAACGGCCATATGCTCACAGTAGGTGTGGGAGATGACTGTCGTGTGATAAAATTGAAATCGATACTTTATCAATAGTAGGCAAGGTGCTACAAGAATGGCAGCCCTGAGTACTACAACAGTTCCTAGTTGAGCAACCAGCTTGTGGGTAAAGATGGTGGCATATCTCAGTGGATAACAGATGGCCACATATCGGTCCAGGGCCATGGCTAGAAGGATGCCTGACTCGATACACTCAAATGTATGGATGAACCACATTTGAAGCAAGCAGGAGTCAAAATAGATTTCTTGTGCATGAAACCAGAAGATTCCAAGCATCTTGGGCATAATGCTGCTAACAAGTACAATATCTGTGACTCCTAGCATGCCTATAAAAATGTACATGGGCTCATGGAGGCTGGGCTCTGATTTGATGATAAACAGAAGCAATGAATTTCCAATCATGGCCAGGATATACATGGCACAGAATGGTATCCCAATCCAGCTCTGCACAGACTCTAGGCCTGGGATCCCAATTAGTGTCAAGACAGAGGGCATGAAGACTGTCACGTTGGAGAGGAACATTGTGCTCTTGAGCCTCCTGATGGAAACAAAAGAAGTTTCTCTGTCAGTGCTATTGCACTCTAAATTACTGTTTTTACCCAAAGTCATCATACTGAGTCTCTGATTTTGATAGGATTCTAAGATCATATCATCTACCTCATTTCTATTATTGAAGTGAAAAGAGAGCTCTATACAGACAGATCACTTTTTTCAGAAAGAACATCCATGGGTACTGTGCCAGGATAAGATGTTACATGTGTGCCAGGTCCATTGCATTAGGATCAGCAAAATCCCTTCCGTATGGGTTTAAACTACTGACCTGTCTGTTATTTCCTTGCCGTATCTCTggacacacaaatacacacacacacacacacacatacacacacacaaaaagaaagaaataaaagaaaaatatatagatttacttattttgattgtaaattttcttttaatcacaGTTTGGTGAGTCCCTACTTATCCCAGTTTTCAGCTACTCCTCCAGAGCTCTATTCTCAATTGCCTTCAGGTGAGGAATAGTCATTTTGGTCTAGTAAATTCTAAGATTCTTTTTAGAATATTAATGTAAAAAGAACTCTGTAGAAGAgactagaaatataaatatttaaaattcaaaagcacAATATATTCATGTATCTATAATGTTTTTACATCATCTGGAAAATTTGTATCATCTCATGATATCAGGTATAACAAATTAATAGAAACTAAAGGGATAAAAAACTAGATTTCTTAAAAGGAATCAAATAATGTAATAGACAAGGAAGACAGActttaggaaaacagaaa is drawn from Urocitellus parryii isolate mUroPar1 chromosome 4, mUroPar1.hap1, whole genome shotgun sequence and contains these coding sequences:
- the LOC113191337 gene encoding olfactory receptor 52A1, producing the protein MFLSNVTVFMPSVLTLIGIPGLESVQSWIGIPFCAMYILAMIGNSLLLFIIKSEPSLHEPMYIFIGMLGVTDIVLVSSIMPKMLGIFWFHAQEIYFDSCLLQMWFIHTFECIESGILLAMALDRYVAICYPLRYATIFTHKLVAQLGTVVVLRAAILVAPCLLLIKYRFQFYHTTVISHTYCEHMAVVKLAVENIRINKIYGLFVAFTVSGFDLTFITFSYSQIFVTVFHLPQKEARLKAFNTCIAHICVFLQLYFLAFFSFFTHRFGSHIPPYIHILFSSMYLLVPPFLNPLVYGVKTKQIRVSVVKMCCP